The following coding sequences lie in one Listeria ivanovii subsp. londoniensis genomic window:
- a CDS encoding restriction endonuclease subunit S: MKDERKTAPVIRFNGFSDAWEQRKLGDVATSFEYGLNASSKEYDGENKYIRITDINENSHLFNQNNLTSPDIVLINSDNYLLKEGDILFARTGASVGKSYCYEEIDGKVYYAGFLIRAKVKQKYDVKFIFQNTLTNRYNNFIQITSQRSGQPGINAQEYANFDLHTPKLEEQQKIGTFFKQLDNTIALHQRKLDTLKLMKKGFLQQMFPEKGEKVPKLRFADFEEEWEQRKIRDFLTESKTKGSNGLIAKKLTVKLWRKGIIAKEEIYSGSSATKYYVRKAGQFMYGKLDFINQAFGIIPTELDGYESTIDSPAFDFQNEINPHFFFEYISLRQFYEYQGNIANGSRIAKRIHTETFFEMPILTPSQEEQEKIGLFIKQVDSKIDFHQTKLNILNRFKKAYLQNMFI; encoded by the coding sequence ATGAAAGATGAACGGAAAACCGCACCGGTGATTCGATTTAATGGTTTTTCTGACGCTTGGGAACAGCGTAAGTTGGGTGATGTAGCAACTTCTTTTGAGTATGGACTTAATGCTAGTTCCAAGGAATACGATGGAGAAAATAAATATATTAGGATTACTGATATAAACGAAAATTCTCACTTGTTTAATCAAAATAACTTAACTTCTCCGGATATAGTATTGATTAATTCTGATAACTATTTACTAAAAGAAGGAGATATTCTTTTTGCTAGAACAGGTGCTAGTGTCGGGAAATCTTATTGTTATGAGGAAATAGATGGAAAAGTTTATTATGCAGGTTTTTTAATAAGAGCTAAAGTTAAACAAAAATATGATGTGAAATTTATTTTTCAGAACACATTAACAAATAGATATAATAATTTTATTCAAATTACTTCTCAAAGATCAGGCCAACCAGGAATCAATGCTCAAGAATATGCGAATTTTGATTTGCACACTCCTAAACTAGAAGAACAACAAAAAATAGGCACCTTTTTCAAACAATTAGACAACACTATCGCTCTTCATCAACGTAAGTTAGACACTCTGAAGCTGATGAAAAAAGGCTTTTTACAGCAGATGTTTCCGGAGAAAGGAGAAAAAGTACCTAAGCTGAGGTTTGCTGATTTTGAAGAGGAATGGGAACAGCGTAAGATAAGAGATTTTCTAACTGAAAGTAAAACAAAAGGTTCCAATGGATTAATAGCTAAAAAATTAACAGTAAAGCTTTGGAGAAAAGGCATTATTGCAAAAGAAGAAATTTATAGTGGGAGTTCGGCTACAAAGTACTATGTAAGAAAAGCAGGTCAATTTATGTATGGAAAGCTAGATTTTATAAACCAAGCTTTTGGTATTATTCCTACAGAACTAGATGGATACGAGTCAACAATAGACTCCCCTGCATTTGATTTTCAAAATGAAATCAACCCACATTTCTTTTTTGAATATATTTCTTTAAGACAATTTTATGAATATCAAGGAAATATAGCAAATGGCTCACGAATAGCAAAACGTATTCACACTGAAACATTTTTTGAAATGCCTATCCTTACTCCTAGTCAAGAGGAACAGGAAAAAATAGGTTTATTCATTAAACAAGTAGATAGCAAGATTGATTTTCATCAAACCAAACTAAATATACTTAATAGATTCAAAAAAGCGTATCTACAAAATATGTTTATATGA
- a CDS encoding type I restriction-modification system subunit M has product MGLSNEQQTKMWEMLNQTRGQIGLTAYKDYIFGILFYKYLSEKATNWLEDVLRGESWKNIYSQDSAKALDYMKKNLGYAIQPNDFFMDWKKAIDEDRFNIGMMTDTFGHFNQQIAFEAKVDFEGIFDGMRFDSADLGATAQARASVMISMIELLSSPEFDLSGDDTVSDIYEYLVAQFAVVLASDMGQYYTPKEISDVMARILTFGREDKENFSIYDPTVGSGSLLLTTASYMKNSHKRGMIKYFGQEKDATPYRLSRMNLMMHGIEYNDIYINHADTLESDWPDGVVDGKDTPRMFDAVMANPPYSAHWNNKDREDDQRWREYGVAPKTKADYAFLLHCLYHLEDNGRMAIILPHGVLFRGAAEGRIRKALIDKHQIEAVIGFPDKLFLNTSIPVSVLILRKNRVESDILFVDASKGFEKMKNQKHLRPEDVEKVVDTFVNRKEIEKYSHIATLDEIKENDYNLNIPRYVDTFEEEEPIDIMELSKEMVELNSEIKKAESGFLSSLDELAITPDTKDIIEATKAVFR; this is encoded by the coding sequence ATGGGACTATCAAATGAACAACAGACTAAAATGTGGGAAATGCTCAATCAAACACGAGGACAAATTGGATTAACAGCATACAAAGACTACATATTCGGAATTTTGTTTTATAAATATTTATCTGAAAAAGCGACCAATTGGTTAGAAGATGTGTTACGTGGTGAGTCGTGGAAAAACATTTATTCTCAAGATTCTGCTAAGGCATTAGATTATATGAAAAAGAACCTTGGCTATGCAATCCAGCCAAATGACTTTTTCATGGATTGGAAAAAAGCAATCGATGAAGATCGCTTTAATATTGGGATGATGACCGATACATTTGGCCATTTCAACCAACAAATCGCCTTTGAAGCGAAAGTTGATTTTGAAGGTATTTTTGATGGAATGCGTTTTGATAGTGCTGATTTAGGGGCAACTGCTCAAGCACGTGCGAGCGTAATGATTTCCATGATTGAATTACTATCTTCCCCAGAATTTGATTTATCTGGTGATGACACAGTTTCGGATATTTATGAATATTTGGTTGCACAATTTGCCGTTGTATTAGCCTCTGACATGGGACAATACTATACGCCCAAAGAAATTTCGGATGTAATGGCTCGAATTTTAACGTTTGGTCGAGAAGATAAAGAAAACTTTTCTATCTATGATCCAACTGTTGGTTCTGGTTCGCTTTTACTTACAACCGCAAGTTATATGAAAAATTCGCATAAACGTGGAATGATTAAGTATTTTGGTCAAGAAAAAGACGCAACTCCTTACCGTTTGTCGAGAATGAATTTGATGATGCATGGTATTGAGTATAATGATATCTACATTAACCATGCGGATACGCTTGAAAGTGACTGGCCAGATGGCGTTGTAGACGGAAAAGATACTCCGCGAATGTTTGATGCTGTAATGGCAAATCCACCCTATTCGGCACATTGGAATAATAAGGACCGTGAAGATGATCAACGTTGGCGTGAATACGGTGTTGCCCCTAAGACAAAAGCGGATTATGCTTTCTTGTTACATTGTTTGTATCACTTAGAAGATAATGGACGCATGGCGATTATTTTGCCGCATGGCGTATTGTTCCGTGGAGCTGCTGAAGGTCGTATTCGTAAAGCTTTAATTGATAAACACCAAATTGAAGCAGTTATTGGATTTCCGGATAAACTATTTTTAAATACATCTATTCCTGTCTCTGTCTTAATTTTAAGAAAAAACCGTGTTGAGTCAGATATTCTTTTTGTCGATGCCAGTAAAGGTTTTGAGAAAATGAAAAATCAAAAACACTTGCGTCCTGAGGATGTTGAGAAGGTTGTTGATACATTTGTCAATCGCAAAGAAATTGAGAAATATTCCCATATTGCAACTTTAGATGAAATCAAAGAAAATGATTATAATTTAAATATTCCTCGTTATGTTGATACTTTTGAAGAAGAAGAGCCTATTGATATCATGGAGTTAAGTAAAGAAATGGTAGAACTGAACTCTGAAATTAAAAAGGCTGAGAGCGGTTTTCTATCATCATTGGATGAGTTAGCTATAACTCCGGATACCAAGGATATAATCGAAGCTACAAAGGCGGTATTTCGATGA